A region of the Conyzicola lurida genome:
TCACCGCACATTCCCCAGCGCAAGTAGACGAACCAGTTACTATTGCATTTATGACGAAGGAAAATTCAGATCCGAATCCGGCGACCGCGCCCGCTGACCCGCCTCAGCCGCTCGGACGGGGGGCGGCGACGAAAGAACGCATTGTGGATGCGGCGGCAGACCTCTTTTACGCTCAAGGGCTCCGCGCAGTCAGCGCTGACAAGATCATCGAGCGGGCCGGGATCACGAAGGTGACGTTCTACCGTCATTTCCCAGCGAAAGACGACCTTATTGTCGCCTACCTCGAGCGCCGGGCGGCTTGGGAGCGGATGGTCATCCTCGCAGCAAGTGAGACCGCCCATGGCGACGTCGATGAGACACTCCGGCTCGTTTCCTACGGGATCGGACAGGAGGCCTGCTCCCCCGGCTTCCGCGGGTGCCCGTTCATCAACGCCGCGGCGGAATACGCGGACGCGGAACACCCGGTGCGGAAGGTCGTCGACGCCCACCGCACCTGGTTCCTATCGATGCTCAACAAGCTCACCGCCTCAATCGGTATTCACGATCCCGCGGTGGCCGACGAGTTGATGATGCTGCGCGACGGAGCCATGGTGACCGGCTATCTCGGCGATGCGAAAAAGGTCGGCGCAGCGCTGCTTTCTGCCAGCCGAGCTGTGGTGGGCTTGGAACGATGACCACCGGATCAACCGATCTGCGCGCG
Encoded here:
- a CDS encoding TetR/AcrR family transcriptional regulator, whose amino-acid sequence is MTKENSDPNPATAPADPPQPLGRGAATKERIVDAAADLFYAQGLRAVSADKIIERAGITKVTFYRHFPAKDDLIVAYLERRAAWERMVILAASETAHGDVDETLRLVSYGIGQEACSPGFRGCPFINAAAEYADAEHPVRKVVDAHRTWFLSMLNKLTASIGIHDPAVADELMMLRDGAMVTGYLGDAKKVGAALLSASRAVVGLER